The following proteins are co-located in the Streptomyces sp. DT2A-34 genome:
- the glgX gene encoding glycogen debranching protein GlgX, translating to MQVWPGEAYPLGATYDGAGTNFAVFTEAADRVELCLLHDDGSETAVELRESDAFVRHAYVPGVMPGQRYGFRVHGPYAPERGLRCNSAKLLLDPYAKAISGSIRWGEEVYGYHFDKPDKRNDLDSAPHTMSSVVVNPYFDWGDDRPPRTEYHHTVIYEAHVKGLTMRHPGLPEELRGTYAALAHPAIIEHLTELGVTALELMPVHQFVNDHRLVDMGLNNYWGYNTIGFFAPHNTYASWGDRGQQVLEFKSAVRALHEAGIEVILDVVYNHTAEGNHLGPTLSFRGLDNPQYYRLTDDPRYYMDTTGTGNSLLMRSPHVLQLIMDSLRYWVTEMHVDGFRFDLAATLARQFHEVDRLSSFFDLVQQDPVVSQVKLIAEPWDVGEGGYQVGNFPPLWTEWNGKYRDTVRDLWRGEPRTLAEFASRLTGSSDLYQDDGRRPLASINFVTCHDGFTLHDLVSYNDKHNHANGEDNRDGESHNRSWNCGAEGETDDPAVLELRARQMRNFIATLMLSQGVPMLSHGDEFARTQRGNNNAYCQDSELAWIEWPQEGGEDGEDGSVGGGAHGLPRELLAFTRAMVWLRRDHPVFRRRRFFHGRSVEGTHDDLSDIAWFTPQGKEMTQRDWDRAQASALTVFLNGNAISEPGARGERITDDSFLLMFNASPKTLDFVVPVDHGRQWQVVVDTARTDGVPPGTGAKVQAGDRLTLVDRSMTVLQRPV from the coding sequence ATGCAGGTCTGGCCTGGAGAGGCATATCCACTCGGTGCCACTTACGACGGCGCCGGCACCAACTTCGCGGTCTTCACGGAGGCCGCGGACCGAGTAGAGCTGTGTCTGCTGCACGACGACGGCTCGGAGACGGCGGTGGAACTGCGGGAGAGCGACGCGTTCGTGCGGCACGCGTACGTGCCGGGCGTCATGCCGGGTCAGCGGTACGGGTTCCGGGTGCACGGCCCGTACGCCCCCGAGCGCGGCCTGCGCTGCAACTCCGCGAAGCTGCTGCTCGACCCGTACGCCAAGGCGATCAGCGGCTCGATCCGCTGGGGCGAGGAGGTGTACGGCTATCACTTCGACAAACCCGACAAACGCAACGACCTGGACTCGGCGCCGCACACGATGTCGTCGGTCGTGGTCAACCCGTACTTCGACTGGGGCGACGACCGGCCGCCGCGCACCGAGTACCACCACACGGTGATCTACGAGGCCCATGTGAAGGGCCTCACGATGCGCCACCCGGGGCTGCCCGAGGAACTGCGCGGCACCTACGCCGCCCTCGCGCACCCGGCGATCATCGAGCACCTCACCGAGCTGGGCGTGACGGCACTGGAGCTGATGCCGGTCCACCAGTTCGTGAACGACCACCGCCTGGTCGACATGGGCCTGAACAACTACTGGGGCTACAACACGATCGGTTTCTTCGCCCCGCACAACACGTACGCCTCCTGGGGCGACCGCGGCCAGCAGGTGCTGGAGTTCAAGTCGGCGGTGCGGGCGCTGCACGAGGCCGGCATCGAGGTCATCCTCGACGTGGTCTACAACCACACCGCCGAGGGCAACCACCTGGGCCCCACGCTGTCCTTCCGGGGCCTGGACAACCCGCAGTACTACCGCCTGACGGACGACCCGCGTTACTACATGGACACCACGGGCACCGGAAACTCCCTGCTCATGCGGTCCCCGCACGTCCTGCAGCTGATCATGGACTCGCTGCGCTACTGGGTCACCGAGATGCACGTCGACGGTTTCCGCTTCGACCTCGCGGCCACCCTGGCACGGCAGTTCCACGAGGTGGACCGGCTGTCGTCGTTCTTCGACCTGGTACAGCAGGACCCGGTGGTCTCCCAGGTGAAGCTGATCGCCGAGCCGTGGGACGTGGGCGAGGGCGGCTACCAGGTGGGCAACTTCCCGCCCCTGTGGACCGAGTGGAACGGCAAGTACCGCGACACCGTACGGGACCTGTGGCGCGGCGAGCCGCGGACGCTGGCGGAGTTCGCGTCCCGGCTGACGGGCTCGTCCGACCTGTACCAGGACGACGGGCGGCGCCCGCTGGCCTCCATCAACTTCGTGACCTGCCACGACGGGTTCACACTGCACGACCTCGTCTCGTACAACGACAAACACAACCACGCCAACGGCGAGGACAACCGGGACGGCGAGAGCCACAACCGGTCCTGGAACTGCGGGGCGGAGGGCGAGACCGACGACCCGGCCGTCCTGGAGCTGCGCGCCCGCCAGATGCGCAACTTCATCGCCACACTGATGCTGTCCCAGGGCGTGCCGATGCTCAGCCACGGCGACGAGTTCGCGCGCACCCAGCGCGGGAACAACAACGCCTACTGCCAGGACAGTGAGCTGGCGTGGATCGAGTGGCCGCAGGAAGGCGGTGAGGACGGGGAGGACGGCTCGGTCGGCGGCGGCGCGCACGGGCTGCCCCGCGAGCTGCTCGCCTTCACGCGCGCGATGGTGTGGCTGCGGCGGGACCATCCGGTCTTCCGCAGGCGACGCTTCTTCCACGGACGGTCCGTGGAGGGCACCCACGACGACCTGTCGGACATCGCCTGGTTCACACCGCAGGGCAAGGAGATGACCCAGCGGGACTGGGACCGGGCGCAGGCGTCGGCGCTGACGGTGTTCCTCAACGGCAACGCGATCTCGGAGCCGGGGGCGCGCGGGGAGCGCATCACCGACGACTCGTTCCTGCTGATGTTCAACGCCTCCCCCAAGACCCTCGACTTCGTCGTGCCGGTCGACCACGGCCGCCAGTGGCAGGTGGTCGTCGACACGGCCCGCACGGACGGGGTGCCGCCCGGGACGGGAGCGAAGGTGCAGGCCGGGGACCGGTTGACGCTGGTGGACCGGAGCATGACGGTGTTGCAGCGGCCGGTCTAG
- a CDS encoding 3'-5' exonuclease — protein sequence MGWHRELMIGFDLETTGTDPREARIVTAAVIEVRDGQAPGHREWLADPGVEIPADAVAVHGISNERAAAEGRPADQVAAAIADVLVTYWKTGVPVVAYNAAFDLSLLSAELRRYGLPSLRDRLGGVDPAPVIDPYTIDRWVDRYRRGKRNLEAVCREYGISLDAAHDASADALAAARLACAIATRHPKIAALGPAELHRRQIEWYAEWAADFQDFLRRKGDATAVVDGTWPLREPAGETV from the coding sequence ATGGGCTGGCACCGGGAGCTGATGATCGGCTTCGACCTGGAGACGACCGGGACCGATCCGCGTGAGGCGCGCATCGTCACGGCGGCCGTGATCGAGGTCAGGGACGGGCAGGCCCCAGGGCACAGGGAGTGGCTGGCCGATCCGGGCGTGGAGATCCCGGCGGACGCGGTCGCGGTCCACGGCATCAGCAATGAGCGCGCGGCCGCCGAGGGCCGCCCGGCCGACCAGGTGGCGGCCGCCATCGCCGACGTCCTGGTGACCTACTGGAAGACAGGCGTACCGGTCGTCGCCTACAACGCGGCCTTCGATCTGAGCCTGCTCTCCGCCGAACTGCGGCGGTACGGACTGCCGTCCCTGCGCGACCGGCTGGGCGGCGTCGATCCCGCCCCGGTCATCGACCCGTACACCATCGACCGCTGGGTCGACCGCTACCGCCGCGGCAAGCGCAACCTCGAAGCGGTCTGCCGGGAGTACGGCATCTCCCTCGACGCCGCGCACGACGCCTCCGCCGACGCCCTCGCCGCGGCCCGGCTGGCCTGCGCGATAGCCACCCGCCACCCCAAGATCGCGGCCCTCGGCCCGGCGGAGCTGCACCGCCGCCAGATCGAGTGGTACGCCGAGTGGGCGGCGGACTTCCAGGACTTCCTGCGCCGCAAGGGCGACGCGACGGCGGTGGTCGACGGGACGTGGCCGCTGAGGGAGCCGGCGGGGGAGACGGTCTGA
- a CDS encoding DMT family transporter yields MSNVRRTDAVLLLVALVWGSSYLSAQTATAALPVLLVLFARYALSALTCLGVVASRGRGARRWTRAELRAGVPLGVTQAAVLLVETYGVAHTSAANAGLIISLTIVLTPLLDRGGRRGALPVSFFAATGVCVLAVGLLMSGNGFHAPRLGDLLMLGAALIRAGHVALVGRFTTGRAIRPLHLTTVQTLVGTALFLPVAAHDLPTLAHAAPATWAQLVYLALLCSVFAFLAQTWAVQRTSASRASLLLGTEPVWAVAVGIALGGEHLTALTGLGAALMLTGTYWGQAVERAHRSAPEPRRPARHASTDHLDRDPDPADKDSACPAPPTTTAATTTSPTTTAPRTTLTTT; encoded by the coding sequence GTGTCCAACGTCCGCCGTACCGATGCGGTACTCCTCCTTGTCGCGCTCGTCTGGGGTTCCAGCTATCTGTCGGCCCAGACGGCCACTGCCGCGCTGCCCGTCCTGCTGGTGCTCTTCGCCCGCTACGCCCTGTCCGCGCTCACCTGCCTCGGCGTCGTCGCCTCCCGTGGGCGCGGGGCGCGCCGGTGGACGCGTGCCGAACTGCGGGCCGGTGTGCCTCTGGGGGTGACCCAGGCCGCGGTGCTGCTCGTGGAGACGTACGGCGTCGCCCACACCAGCGCCGCCAACGCCGGGCTCATCATCAGCCTGACCATCGTCCTCACCCCGCTCCTCGACCGGGGCGGCCGCCGCGGCGCGTTGCCCGTCTCCTTCTTCGCCGCGACCGGCGTGTGCGTCCTGGCCGTCGGGCTGCTGATGTCCGGAAACGGCTTCCACGCGCCCCGTCTCGGCGACCTGCTGATGCTCGGCGCCGCACTGATCCGGGCCGGGCATGTCGCACTGGTCGGCCGCTTCACCACCGGTCGGGCGATCCGCCCACTGCACCTGACGACCGTGCAGACCCTCGTCGGCACGGCCCTGTTCCTGCCGGTCGCCGCCCACGACCTGCCGACGCTTGCTCACGCGGCCCCGGCCACCTGGGCCCAGCTGGTCTATCTCGCCCTGCTCTGCAGTGTGTTCGCCTTCCTCGCGCAGACCTGGGCCGTGCAGCGCACCTCCGCCAGCCGGGCCAGCCTGCTGCTGGGCACGGAGCCGGTCTGGGCCGTCGCGGTGGGCATCGCGCTCGGCGGCGAGCACCTCACCGCGCTCACCGGTCTCGGGGCGGCCCTGATGCTCACCGGCACGTACTGGGGGCAAGCGGTGGAACGGGCGCACCGCAGCGCACCGGAACCCCGACGCCCCGCACGCCACGCCTCGACCGACCACCTCGACAGGGACCCCGACCCCGCAGACAAGGACTCCGCATGCCCGGCCCCACCTACGACAACCGCAGCCACGACGACGTCACCCACGACGACCGCACCCCGCACGACACTTACGACCACCTGA
- a CDS encoding SAV2148 family HEPN domain-containing protein: MLGGAEGGARVGSGGLELPPGDEGHEGNSTDAPPGTVSLARPMETNSIGPELDWDTDAWREVRTRAQRAGRAYIWLNLVEQRLRAVVAAVLRPIYEPVHGQDDWVVAAAGPAGQEWVQRAVAVREVSRRKGYLLDPADDNVLSFLTLPQLRELMVQHWPCFEPYVDDRRDVELALDELEVTRNVVSRNRALSEAVLNQAERASARLLEILGAGGDVPSARRLPVDAVEDLVGDRYADVVAVHPDRVRLLRQFPAEDIFGGARRLDAIGIGLNLLVQNFSGRRLVRLAESGCRVRLLFLNPASSAVKRRERELGIKRGELSRAVEMNILHMRRVRSRLRDPGAFEIQVFDETPRFTAYLVDGDGTDGIAVVQSYLRRTRGLEAPALVLRNGSRVVKSDEIDPGGLFPTYREEFELMWADSRPVS, from the coding sequence GTGCTCGGGGGAGCGGAAGGCGGTGCGCGGGTGGGCTCGGGAGGGCTGGAGTTGCCCCCTGGTGACGAGGGTCACGAGGGGAACTCCACAGACGCCCCGCCCGGCACGGTGTCCCTGGCCAGGCCGATGGAGACCAACTCCATCGGCCCGGAGCTGGACTGGGACACCGACGCCTGGCGCGAGGTGCGCACACGCGCCCAGCGCGCCGGCCGGGCCTACATCTGGCTGAACCTCGTCGAACAGCGGCTGCGCGCGGTCGTGGCCGCTGTTCTGCGCCCCATCTACGAACCCGTGCACGGCCAGGACGACTGGGTGGTCGCGGCGGCCGGGCCCGCCGGCCAGGAGTGGGTCCAGCGCGCGGTCGCCGTACGCGAAGTCAGCCGCCGCAAGGGCTACTTGCTCGACCCGGCCGACGACAACGTCCTCAGCTTCCTCACGCTGCCGCAGCTGCGCGAGCTGATGGTGCAGCACTGGCCGTGCTTCGAGCCGTACGTCGACGACCGCCGGGACGTCGAACTCGCCCTGGACGAACTGGAAGTCACCCGGAACGTGGTCTCACGCAACCGGGCCCTGTCCGAGGCGGTTCTGAACCAGGCCGAGCGGGCCTCGGCGCGTCTGCTGGAGATCCTCGGCGCGGGCGGCGACGTACCCTCCGCGCGCCGGCTGCCCGTCGACGCGGTCGAGGACCTGGTCGGTGACCGGTACGCCGACGTGGTCGCCGTGCACCCCGACCGGGTTCGGCTGCTGCGCCAGTTCCCGGCCGAGGACATCTTCGGCGGCGCGCGCCGGCTCGACGCCATCGGTATCGGCCTCAACCTGCTCGTCCAGAACTTCTCCGGGCGCCGCCTGGTACGCCTCGCCGAGTCCGGCTGCCGGGTGCGGCTGCTGTTCCTGAACCCGGCCTCCAGCGCGGTGAAGCGGCGCGAGCGCGAACTCGGCATCAAGCGGGGCGAGTTGAGCCGCGCCGTCGAGATGAACATCCTGCACATGCGCCGGGTGCGGTCCCGGCTGCGGGACCCGGGTGCCTTCGAGATCCAGGTCTTCGACGAGACGCCCCGCTTCACGGCGTACCTCGTGGACGGTGACGGCACCGACGGCATCGCGGTGGTGCAGTCCTATCTGCGGCGCACACGGGGGCTGGAGGCGCCGGCCCTGGTACTGCGCAACGGCAGCAGGGTGGTCAAGTCGGACGAGATCGACCCGGGCGGGCTCTTCCCGACCTATCGCGAGGAGTTCGAGCTCATGTGGGCGGATTCGCGCCCGGTGTCCTGA
- a CDS encoding LysR family transcriptional regulator, with amino-acid sequence MDERQLRILRELGELGSVTAVAEALLVTPSAISQQLRLLQRAIPVPLTERQGRRLVLTDAGQALAGAAVEVETALARARHTVEEFVERPDGEVSVAAFHSAATAFFPLLIRALAGPGKPVPRLADEDVPQEDFPRLTREYDIVLAHRLDHAPPWPDTVTATTLLREPLDVAMPVDHRLAAKRRVTPRDVAEEQWITVHDGFPVLAVIEAVAAAAGRRLRLAHRINEFAVAAEAVAAGGGLALMPRWTMRPHPALVLRPLSGVQARRHIDALYRPERTARSAVRTVLAELGRAARRIQSRESDGEVTP; translated from the coding sequence ATGGACGAACGGCAGCTGAGGATCCTGCGGGAGCTCGGCGAACTGGGCAGTGTCACGGCGGTCGCCGAGGCGTTGCTGGTGACGCCGTCGGCGATCTCCCAGCAGCTACGGCTGCTGCAGCGCGCGATCCCGGTGCCGCTCACCGAGCGGCAGGGACGCCGGCTGGTGCTCACCGACGCCGGGCAGGCGCTGGCGGGAGCGGCCGTCGAGGTGGAGACGGCGCTCGCGCGGGCGCGGCACACGGTCGAGGAGTTCGTCGAGCGGCCGGACGGGGAGGTGTCGGTGGCGGCGTTCCACAGCGCGGCCACGGCGTTCTTCCCGCTGCTGATCCGCGCGCTGGCCGGGCCGGGCAAGCCGGTGCCGAGGCTGGCCGACGAGGACGTACCGCAGGAGGACTTCCCCCGGCTCACCCGGGAGTACGACATCGTCCTGGCCCACCGCCTGGACCACGCCCCGCCGTGGCCGGACACGGTGACCGCGACGACGTTGCTGCGCGAGCCGCTGGACGTGGCGATGCCCGTCGATCACCGCCTTGCCGCCAAGCGCCGCGTCACCCCACGCGACGTGGCCGAGGAGCAGTGGATCACCGTGCACGACGGCTTCCCGGTCCTGGCGGTCATCGAGGCCGTCGCCGCCGCGGCCGGACGCCGACTCCGTCTGGCCCACCGCATCAACGAGTTCGCGGTGGCGGCCGAGGCCGTCGCGGCCGGCGGGGGCCTGGCCCTGATGCCCCGCTGGACGATGCGCCCACATCCGGCGCTGGTCCTGCGGCCGCTCAGCGGAGTGCAGGCGCGACGCCATATCGACGCCCTCTACCGCCCCGAGCGCACGGCCAGATCGGCGGTCCGCACCGTATTGGCCGAACTGGGCCGCGCGGCGCGCAGGATCCAGAGCCGGGAAAGTGACGGCGAGGTGACGCCCTGA
- a CDS encoding phosphotransferase enzyme family protein, protein MDEARARDVLAAAGVVPVPARDARLLALGENAVFAAGDLVVKVGRDAELLGRARRELDIAEWLADAGVPAVRAAEPKALLVEGHPVTVWHRLPDPVRPAEPRDLAELLRVVHTLPAPSFELPPRELLGGVERWLRLAGAAIDPADAAYLRERRDGFAAAAGALTPHLQPGPIHGDALPRNVHVGPDGPVLVDLETFSVDLREHDLVVMALSRDRYGLPAAAYDSFVEVYGWDVREWEGCSVLRGARETASCAWVAQHAPSNPKALAEFRRRVASLREGDETVRWHSF, encoded by the coding sequence ATGGACGAGGCACGGGCGCGGGACGTACTGGCCGCGGCGGGGGTGGTACCCGTCCCGGCCCGGGACGCGCGACTGCTCGCCCTGGGCGAGAACGCGGTGTTCGCCGCCGGTGACCTGGTCGTCAAGGTGGGCCGCGACGCCGAACTCCTGGGCCGGGCGCGGCGCGAACTGGACATCGCGGAGTGGCTGGCCGACGCGGGCGTGCCGGCGGTGCGGGCGGCCGAGCCCAAGGCGCTGCTGGTGGAGGGGCACCCGGTGACCGTGTGGCACCGGCTGCCCGATCCGGTACGGCCCGCCGAGCCACGGGATTTGGCCGAACTGCTACGGGTCGTGCACACGTTGCCGGCTCCCTCCTTCGAACTGCCGCCGCGTGAGTTGCTGGGCGGGGTGGAACGGTGGCTGCGGCTGGCGGGCGCCGCGATCGATCCGGCCGACGCGGCGTATCTGCGGGAGCGGCGGGACGGGTTCGCCGCGGCCGCGGGTGCGTTGACGCCGCATCTGCAGCCGGGGCCGATTCATGGTGACGCCCTCCCTCGTAACGTCCACGTCGGCCCGGACGGGCCGGTTCTCGTCGACCTGGAGACCTTCTCGGTGGATCTGCGGGAGCACGACCTGGTGGTCATGGCGCTCTCACGGGATCGGTACGGGTTGCCTGCGGCGGCTTACGACTCGTTCGTCGAGGTGTACGGCTGGGATGTGCGGGAGTGGGAGGGCTGCTCGGTGCTGCGGGGGGCTCGCGAGACGGCCAGTTGTGCGTGGGTGGCGCAGCATGCGCCGAGCAATCCGAAGGCGTTGGCGGAGTTCCGTCGCCGGGTGGCTTCGCTGAGAGAAGGGGATGAGACGGTGCGGTGGCATTCGTTCTGA
- a CDS encoding Tat pathway signal sequence domain protein gives MRKIVHRHLGKVVAGAAIAVAGTAVMVGITLPGTAGADTAGGTDSSGQSAQQAAQGQGPGAVAPGVVEEAPSEGEKGKGSDPLTDDEIDRVASIAADRQLRNAGEDVEGDRGAQRLSVGLADPEADELDSSNVPRRAEVTFYDYKNDSLVTKTVNLDTGKVEKSYTAQGVQPPPSRAEGIEAARLLIADPLGADLKADYKDAIGKELTSPDQLQLSAGIYRADPGAQSAALDKCGEHRCVRLFVKVKNGPWIDTRALVIDLSARKVAKLDG, from the coding sequence GTGCGCAAGATAGTGCACCGCCATCTGGGCAAGGTGGTGGCCGGTGCGGCCATCGCGGTGGCGGGAACCGCCGTGATGGTCGGAATCACCCTGCCGGGCACGGCGGGGGCCGACACGGCGGGAGGGACCGACAGCAGCGGCCAGTCGGCCCAGCAGGCGGCCCAGGGACAGGGGCCCGGCGCGGTGGCGCCGGGCGTCGTCGAGGAGGCGCCGAGCGAGGGGGAGAAGGGCAAGGGCAGCGATCCGCTGACCGACGACGAGATCGACCGCGTCGCGAGCATCGCGGCCGACCGGCAGTTGCGCAACGCCGGAGAGGACGTCGAAGGTGACCGAGGCGCCCAGCGGCTCAGCGTCGGCCTTGCCGACCCGGAGGCCGACGAACTGGACTCCTCGAACGTGCCGCGCCGGGCCGAGGTGACGTTCTACGACTACAAGAACGACTCCCTCGTGACGAAGACCGTCAATCTCGACACGGGGAAGGTCGAGAAGTCCTACACCGCGCAGGGCGTCCAGCCGCCCCCGAGTCGCGCCGAGGGCATCGAGGCGGCCAGGCTCCTGATCGCCGACCCGCTGGGCGCGGACCTGAAGGCCGACTACAAGGACGCCATCGGCAAGGAGCTCACCTCCCCGGACCAGCTCCAGCTCAGCGCCGGCATTTACCGGGCCGATCCGGGCGCCCAGTCCGCCGCTCTCGACAAGTGCGGTGAGCACCGCTGCGTCCGGCTGTTCGTGAAGGTCAAGAACGGCCCGTGGATCGACACCCGGGCTCTGGTGATCGACCTGAGCGCTCGCAAGGTCGCCAAGCTCGACGGCTGA
- a CDS encoding vWA domain-containing protein, giving the protein MSVSQNYINHVALVLDASSSMSHLSRKVVEVADQQIAYLARRSQELDQETRVTVYVFADTVECVIYDKDVLRMPSLKQLYRVGGMTALLSATLKSQRELAQTAQLYGDHSFLTFVLTDGQENASHRCPDARSRDPRELVNGVAKLIATQEDNWTLAVLVPDQMGKREAMQCGFPRDNIAIWDATSTQGLEEAGQVIQQATEKFMMGRAQGIRGSRAVFSTGADVVNRDTIKAAGLTPVDPSAYQLIPVARDAAIRDWVIECGHTYRTGGAFYQLSKSEKIQAQKQIAVLEKKTDRVYTGPEARALLGLPDVEVRVKPDHNDDFTIFVQSTSVNRKLVPNTRLLLMLA; this is encoded by the coding sequence ATGTCCGTAAGCCAGAACTACATCAATCACGTCGCTCTCGTGCTGGATGCCAGTTCGTCCATGTCGCACCTGAGCCGCAAGGTCGTCGAAGTCGCCGACCAGCAGATCGCCTATCTGGCCCGCCGATCGCAGGAGCTGGACCAGGAAACCCGCGTCACGGTGTACGTCTTCGCAGACACGGTGGAGTGCGTCATCTACGACAAGGACGTGCTGCGGATGCCGTCCCTGAAGCAGCTGTACCGGGTCGGTGGAATGACGGCGTTGCTGTCGGCCACGCTCAAATCGCAGCGGGAGCTGGCGCAGACGGCTCAACTGTACGGAGACCACAGCTTCCTGACGTTCGTGCTCACCGACGGGCAGGAGAACGCAAGTCATCGCTGCCCGGACGCCCGTAGCAGGGATCCGCGTGAACTGGTCAACGGGGTGGCCAAGTTGATCGCGACACAGGAGGACAACTGGACGCTGGCCGTCCTTGTGCCGGACCAGATGGGCAAGCGCGAGGCCATGCAGTGCGGCTTCCCGAGGGACAACATCGCCATCTGGGACGCCACGAGCACCCAGGGCCTGGAGGAGGCCGGGCAGGTCATCCAGCAGGCCACCGAGAAGTTCATGATGGGCCGCGCCCAGGGCATCCGGGGCTCACGGGCGGTGTTCTCCACAGGTGCGGACGTGGTCAACAGGGACACCATCAAGGCTGCCGGACTCACCCCGGTGGATCCGTCGGCGTACCAGCTGATCCCCGTGGCTCGTGACGCCGCGATCCGGGACTGGGTCATCGAATGCGGGCACACCTACCGTACCGGTGGGGCGTTCTACCAGCTGAGCAAGTCGGAGAAGATCCAGGCGCAGAAGCAGATCGCGGTGCTGGAGAAGAAGACGGACCGGGTGTACACGGGGCCCGAGGCCCGGGCCCTGCTCGGCCTGCCGGACGTGGAAGTCCGCGTCAAGCCCGACCACAACGACGACTTCACGATATTCGTGCAGAGCACCAGCGTGAACCGCAAGCTCGTACCGAACACGCGGCTGCTGCTGATGCTCGCGTAA
- a CDS encoding copper amine oxidase yields the protein MRVNRMSRARRRAAAVGLTVATLAAGVTTAAGPAAAQPKAAPAAAADCSAAYRIEQKLSGGTTWRMCWRYDGKAGLVLDHISYQPKGETKPIKVLNSARLGQIHVPYDDGKNEFDDLTGQPFAQGLMALSPGECPGGTIKTVKVPDAWTEDPNVKGLCTTTRSRGHAYRMNDGNKTYHAQGKDLLVYTVNQVGWYEYITEWRFQDDGAINMNVGATGSLSYDDYDAGDGRGWPIGKGARAKATSHSHNVFWRLDFALDGSTKNRVEQYDSAVTTGQGRPKTKTTATKVTKELTGDAKNYRWWRVVSATGKNKDGHARSYEIVPGISTKFPGRSFTKHDFYFTQYNSCEKFASHNPGCAGSHPKSVDKWVNGQNLTRPVVWANVGFHHIVRDEDQQPMPVHWQGFSVVPRDVTAMNPLTPADVAWQNGNWGFPR from the coding sequence ATGCGCGTGAACAGAATGAGCCGTGCCCGCAGGCGGGCGGCGGCCGTGGGCCTGACCGTGGCCACTCTGGCCGCCGGCGTGACGACCGCCGCCGGACCGGCCGCCGCCCAGCCGAAAGCCGCCCCCGCGGCGGCCGCCGACTGCAGCGCCGCCTACCGCATCGAGCAGAAGCTCTCCGGCGGCACCACCTGGCGGATGTGCTGGCGCTACGACGGCAAGGCCGGACTCGTCCTGGACCACATCTCCTACCAGCCCAAGGGGGAGACCAAGCCGATCAAGGTCCTCAACAGCGCCAGGCTCGGACAGATCCACGTCCCTTACGACGACGGGAAGAACGAGTTCGACGACCTGACGGGCCAGCCCTTCGCCCAGGGCCTGATGGCACTGTCGCCGGGCGAGTGCCCGGGCGGCACCATCAAGACGGTCAAGGTCCCCGATGCCTGGACCGAGGACCCCAACGTCAAGGGCCTGTGCACCACCACCCGCTCCCGGGGCCACGCCTACCGTATGAACGACGGGAACAAGACCTACCACGCCCAGGGCAAGGACCTGCTCGTCTACACGGTCAACCAGGTCGGCTGGTACGAGTACATCACCGAGTGGCGCTTCCAGGACGACGGCGCCATCAACATGAACGTCGGCGCGACCGGCAGCCTCTCCTACGACGACTACGACGCCGGCGACGGCCGCGGCTGGCCGATCGGCAAGGGTGCCCGGGCGAAGGCCACCAGCCACAGCCACAACGTCTTCTGGCGGCTGGACTTCGCGCTCGACGGCTCCACCAAGAACCGCGTCGAGCAGTACGACTCGGCCGTCACCACCGGACAGGGGCGCCCGAAGACCAAGACCACCGCCACCAAGGTCACCAAGGAGCTGACGGGCGACGCCAAGAACTACCGCTGGTGGCGTGTGGTCAGCGCGACCGGCAAGAACAAGGACGGACACGCCCGGTCCTACGAGATCGTCCCCGGCATCAGCACGAAGTTCCCGGGGCGTAGCTTCACCAAGCACGACTTCTACTTCACGCAGTACAACAGCTGCGAGAAGTTCGCCAGCCACAACCCGGGGTGCGCGGGCAGCCACCCCAAGTCCGTCGACAAGTGGGTCAACGGCCAGAACCTCACGCGCCCGGTCGTCTGGGCCAACGTGGGCTTCCACCACATCGTGCGGGACGAGGACCAGCAGCCCATGCCGGTCCACTGGCAGGGATTCTCCGTCGTCCCGAGGGACGTCACGGCTATGAATCCGCTCACTCCCGCCGACGTCGCCTGGCAGAACGGCAATTGGGGATTCCCTCGTTGA
- a CDS encoding YbaK/EbsC family protein — MPGPTYDNRSHDDVTHDDRTPHDTYDHLISLLDSSSVDYRLLDHQPEGATEAVCALRGHPASEAAKCLVLRVKVDRRTTRHVLAVVPGDRRVDLDAVKALFAARYVGFSEPETAERLARAVPGTVLPFSFDPDLELVADPDVVAQPRLYFNAARLDRSLLISGADYERLAKPRIERIAAPATQAVASPQL, encoded by the coding sequence ATGCCCGGCCCCACCTACGACAACCGCAGCCACGACGACGTCACCCACGACGACCGCACCCCGCACGACACTTACGACCACCTGATCTCCCTGCTCGACTCCTCCTCCGTCGACTACCGACTCCTCGACCACCAGCCCGAGGGCGCCACCGAGGCCGTCTGCGCGCTGCGCGGCCACCCCGCCTCCGAGGCCGCGAAGTGCCTCGTGCTGCGGGTCAAGGTGGACCGGCGCACCACGCGTCACGTCCTCGCGGTCGTCCCCGGAGACCGACGGGTCGACCTGGACGCCGTCAAGGCGCTGTTCGCCGCGCGCTACGTCGGGTTCAGCGAGCCGGAGACGGCCGAGCGGCTGGCCCGCGCCGTCCCCGGCACCGTCTTGCCGTTCAGCTTCGATCCGGACCTGGAACTGGTCGCCGACCCGGACGTGGTGGCCCAGCCGAGGCTGTACTTCAACGCGGCCCGGCTCGATCGCTCCCTGCTCATCTCGGGAGCGGACTACGAACGGCTGGCCAAGCCCCGCATCGAGCGCATCGCAGCGCCGGCGACACAGGCGGTCGCCTCGCCACAGCTGTGA